From the genome of Candidatus Buchananbacteria bacterium, one region includes:
- a CDS encoding methionine adenosyltransferase, whose protein sequence is MKETKKQNRYIFSSESVTEGHPDKVCDQISDAILDELLRQDKNSRAGVETLATTGLVVVAGEIRTKGYVDIASVVRQTIKGIGYDDHAIGFHWEDCGVMVAIDEQSPDIAQGVDAGRGKYKKQGAGDQGLMFGYACKDTPELMPLPIIMAHRITHQLAKLRKTKVLPYLRPDGKAEVAVEYVDGKPKRIDTIVVAASHNEDVNEAKVERDILNKVIKPVAKKYIDSKTRFFVNATGRFIKCGPPADAGLTGRKIIVDTYGGHGSHGGGAFSGKDPSKVDRSASYMARYVAKNIVAAGLADRCELQVAYVIGVAEPISILVDTFGTGKISNEKITNLVRKNFDLTPAGIIKTLNLLRPIYKKTAAYGHFGRIDPDFTWEKTDMAATLRKQAGL, encoded by the coding sequence ATGAAAGAGACCAAAAAACAGAATCGTTACATATTTAGTTCTGAGTCAGTGACCGAAGGTCATCCGGACAAAGTATGTGACCAGATTTCGGATGCAATTTTAGACGAATTGCTTCGGCAGGATAAAAATTCTCGGGCCGGAGTGGAAACTTTAGCAACTACCGGTTTGGTGGTGGTAGCTGGAGAAATTAGAACCAAGGGATATGTTGATATTGCCAGCGTTGTTCGACAAACAATCAAGGGCATTGGGTATGATGATCATGCGATTGGTTTTCATTGGGAAGACTGCGGCGTTATGGTTGCAATTGATGAGCAAAGTCCTGACATTGCCCAAGGGGTTGACGCTGGTAGAGGTAAATACAAAAAGCAAGGTGCTGGAGACCAGGGCTTGATGTTCGGATATGCCTGTAAAGACACTCCGGAATTAATGCCATTACCAATTATTATGGCTCATCGAATTACTCATCAACTGGCAAAATTAAGAAAAACAAAAGTGTTGCCGTATCTACGTCCTGACGGTAAGGCTGAAGTGGCGGTTGAATATGTTGATGGTAAACCAAAAAGAATTGACACAATTGTGGTGGCGGCCAGTCATAATGAAGATGTTAATGAGGCAAAAGTTGAACGCGATATCCTTAATAAAGTTATTAAACCGGTTGCTAAAAAATATATTGACAGTAAGACGAGATTTTTTGTTAATGCTACGGGTCGCTTTATTAAGTGTGGTCCGCCGGCTGATGCCGGTTTGACCGGACGTAAAATTATTGTGGACACCTATGGTGGCCATGGTTCACACGGTGGCGGCGCTTTTTCCGGCAAAGACCCATCAAAAGTTGATCGCTCCGCTTCATACATGGCTCGATATGTCGCAAAAAATATCGTCGCCGCCGGCTTAGCAGACCGATGCGAACTTCAGGTTGCTTATGTCATTGGCGTTGCCGAGCCAATCAGCATTTTAGTTGACACCTTTGGTACGGGTAAAATTAGTAATGAAAAGATAACTAATTTAGTACGCAAAAACTTCGATTTGACGCCCGCGGGCATTATTAAGACGTTAAACCTGCTACGACCAATCTACAAAAAGACTGCCGCCTATGGTCATTTTGGTAGAATTGACCCTGATTTTACTTGGGAAAAAACTGATATGGCCGCCACATTACGAAAACAGGCGGGATTATAA